The Hahella sp. HNIBRBA332 genome window below encodes:
- a CDS encoding branched-chain amino acid transaminase, protein MSMADRDGLIWFDGKMTPWRDANVHVLTHTLHYGMGVFEGVRAYQTPEGAAIFRLQEHTDRLFDSAHIMNMKLPFSKDELNEAQRQAVRDNNLSSAYMRPMAFYGSEGMGLRANNLSVHVIVAAWEWGAYLGEESLQKGIKVRTSSYTRHHVNISMTRAKANGHYINSMLALNEALACGCDEALLLDPEGYVAEGSGENIFVVRDGVIYTPELTSCLNGITRNTIFHLAEHLGYKLVEKRITRDEVYIADEAFFTGTAAEVTPIRELDGRPIGSGLRGPITERLQSLYFDVVKGRNEEFKHWLTPVA, encoded by the coding sequence ATGTCCATGGCTGATCGTGACGGTTTGATCTGGTTCGACGGCAAAATGACGCCTTGGCGTGACGCCAATGTGCATGTGTTAACACATACGCTGCATTACGGCATGGGCGTGTTTGAAGGCGTCCGCGCATACCAGACTCCTGAGGGGGCGGCGATTTTTCGTTTGCAGGAGCATACCGACAGGTTGTTTGACTCTGCTCATATCATGAACATGAAGCTGCCCTTTTCCAAGGATGAGCTTAATGAAGCTCAACGTCAGGCGGTGCGTGACAACAATCTGAGCTCAGCTTATATGCGCCCCATGGCGTTCTATGGCTCTGAAGGTATGGGGCTGCGCGCTAATAATCTGAGCGTGCATGTGATCGTCGCCGCTTGGGAGTGGGGAGCGTATTTGGGTGAAGAGTCGTTGCAGAAAGGCATCAAGGTGCGCACCAGCTCTTATACTCGTCATCATGTGAACATTTCTATGACCCGCGCTAAAGCGAACGGTCATTACATCAACTCTATGCTGGCTTTGAACGAAGCGTTGGCGTGTGGGTGCGATGAGGCATTACTACTTGACCCGGAAGGTTATGTGGCGGAAGGTTCCGGAGAAAACATCTTTGTTGTCCGTGATGGCGTTATATACACACCGGAGTTGACCTCCTGCCTCAACGGCATCACTCGTAACACGATTTTTCATCTGGCGGAGCATTTGGGCTATAAGTTGGTGGAGAAGCGTATCACCCGTGATGAAGTCTATATTGCTGACGAGGCGTTTTTCACTGGTACTGCGGCGGAAGTTACGCCGATAAGAGAGCTGGATGGACGTCCAATTGGCTCCGGTCTGCGTGGGCCGATTACTGAAAGATTGCAGTCGCTGTACTTCGACGTAGTCAAAGGACGTAACGAAGAGTTCAAGCACTGGCTGACGCCCGTCGCCTAA